A stretch of DNA from Limnohabitans sp. MORI2:
GGCCGCAATGTGCTCACCCGTGCCGACGTGATGGATGGCGTGGCCGAGATGATTCCCGACATCCAAGTCGAGGCTACGTTTCCAGACGGCACCAAGCTCGTGACCGTGCATCAGCCCATTGTTTGATTTCACTTTTCGGACGTACACCATGCAACGTTTAATTTCTCTTATTTCGCTCATGCCCGCTTGGGCCATGGCCCACGAAGGCCACGGCATCGAGGGTGCTTCGCACTACCACGCTACCGATGTGTGGGGCTTTGTGATCGCGTTGGCGGTCGGCGCCGCCATGTGGTGGATGGGTCGCAACAAGTAAGGCGAGGCACGCATGACACCCGGCGAACTCTTGATTGACGAGGGCGAACACACCCTCAACCCCGGCCGACGCACGCACACGTTGGTGGTGCAAAACGCCAGTGACCGCCCGATCCAAGTGGGCTCGCACTACCACTTTGCAGAAACCAATGCAGGCTTGCGCTTTGATCGTGTGGCTGCACACGGCATGCGTTTGAACATTGCCTCTGGCACTGCGGTTCGCTTTGAACCCGGCCAACAACGCACGGTCGAGTTGGTCGACTTGAGCGGCGATCGTCAGGTGTTTGGCTTTCGCGGTTTGGTGAACGGTCCTGTGGACAAAGGAAGCAAGTGATGGCAACCATCGGCAAACGCGCTTACGCAGAGATGTTTGGCCCCACCGTGGGCGACCGCCTGCGCTTGGCAGATACCAACTTGGTGGTGGAAGTCGAACAAGATTTCACACTCAAAGCGGGCGGCTACGGTGAAGAGGTGAAGTTCGGCGGCGGCAAAACCATCCGCGATGGCATGGCGCAATCGCAGCGCACACGTGACGGCGCAGGCACAGGGCCACAAGCGGGCGGCGCGGTGGACACCGTGATGACCAATGCCCTCATCATTGACCACTGGGGCATTGTCAAAGCCGACATTGGCTTGAAGGGCGGTCGCATCGTGGCCATTGGCAAAGCGGGCAACCCCGATACACAACCGGGCGTGGACATCGTCATTGGCCCAGGCACCGAGGTGATCAGCTGCGAAGGCAACATCGTCACTGCGGGGGGTGTGGACACGCACATCCATTTCATCGCACCGCAGCAAATTGAAGAAGCGTTGACGAGCGGTGTGACCACTATGCTTGGTGGCGGCACAGGCCCAGCTACTGGCACCTTTGCCACCACTTGCACACCTGGCGCTTGGAATATCGAACGCATGTTGCAAGCGGCGGATGCATTTCCGATGAACCTCGGCTTCTTGGGCAAAGGCAATGCCGCTCTGCCCGATTCGCTGCACGAGCAGATCAACGCAGGCGCGATTGGCCTAAAGCTGCACGAAGACTGGGGGACCACGCCCGCCGCGATTGACAACTGCTTGAGCGTGGCCGAGGCCACCGACACGCAGGTGGCCATCCACACCGACACGCTCAACGAATCGGGTTTTGTGGAAGACACGGTGGCCGCCTTCAAAGGTCGCACCATCCACACCTTTCACACCGAAGGTGCAGGCGGTGGCCATGCGCCCGATATTTTGAAAGTGGTGGGCGAGGCCAATGTGTTGCCCAGCTCGACAAACCCGACGCGTCCGTACACCGTGAACACGCTCGACGAGCATGTGGACATGCTCATGGTGTGTCACCACCTCGACCCCGCCATTGCCGAAGACTTGGCCTTTGCCGAAAGCCGCATTCGCCGCGAGACGATTGCCGCCGAAGACATCTTGCATGACCTCGGTGCCATCAGCA
This window harbors:
- a CDS encoding urease subunit beta yields the protein MTPGELLIDEGEHTLNPGRRTHTLVVQNASDRPIQVGSHYHFAETNAGLRFDRVAAHGMRLNIASGTAVRFEPGQQRTVELVDLSGDRQVFGFRGLVNGPVDKGSK
- the ureC gene encoding urease subunit alpha produces the protein MATIGKRAYAEMFGPTVGDRLRLADTNLVVEVEQDFTLKAGGYGEEVKFGGGKTIRDGMAQSQRTRDGAGTGPQAGGAVDTVMTNALIIDHWGIVKADIGLKGGRIVAIGKAGNPDTQPGVDIVIGPGTEVISCEGNIVTAGGVDTHIHFIAPQQIEEALTSGVTTMLGGGTGPATGTFATTCTPGAWNIERMLQAADAFPMNLGFLGKGNAALPDSLHEQINAGAIGLKLHEDWGTTPAAIDNCLSVAEATDTQVAIHTDTLNESGFVEDTVAAFKGRTIHTFHTEGAGGGHAPDILKVVGEANVLPSSTNPTRPYTVNTLDEHVDMLMVCHHLDPAIAEDLAFAESRIRRETIAAEDILHDLGAISMMSSDSQAMGRVGEVIIRTWQTAHKMKAQRGALPGDTDRHDNARVKRYIAKYTINPSIAHGISHEVGSVEVGKWADLVVWKPAFFGIKPSIILKGGFIAMAAMGDPNASIPTPQPVHYRPMFGAYGGALHRGSLTFVSQAGMAAGIGQKFGLNKTLSAVKNIRSVGKRDMIHNDYAPRMEVDAQTYAVRADGNLLTCEPALSLPMTQRYFLF